The following proteins are encoded in a genomic region of Azotosporobacter soli:
- a CDS encoding DoxX family protein, whose product MKKNYEWSMLLIRLALGSIFLAHGLQKISGFEGIVQWFASIGLPPALAYAVTAIETLGGAGLLFGVLVRLSALGIAGVIVGAILSVKLSKGFIGGYEFDLLILAAALALVLSGSDKFALGNLFGRSSRDD is encoded by the coding sequence ATGAAAAAGAATTATGAATGGAGCATGCTCTTAATCCGCCTTGCTCTGGGCAGCATATTTTTGGCGCATGGCTTGCAAAAAATCAGCGGTTTTGAAGGAATCGTACAATGGTTTGCTTCGATCGGCCTGCCGCCCGCGCTTGCATACGCGGTGACTGCAATTGAAACGCTCGGCGGAGCCGGACTGCTCTTCGGCGTGCTTGTCCGTCTCTCAGCGCTTGGTATTGCGGGTGTCATTGTCGGAGCGATTCTTTCCGTCAAACTCAGCAAAGGCTTTATCGGCGGTTATGAATTCGATCTCTTGATCTTAGCGGCGGCGCTTGCTTTGGTCCTGTCCGGCAGCGACAAGTTCGCGCTGGGAAATCTCTTTGGCCGCTCAAGCAGGGATGATTGA
- a CDS encoding BCCT family transporter, whose translation MFKNINLPIALIAVGLLVALVIPMALFPDGSAAVINVFYSIMTLNFPWLFLMLAFLSAVFAVFIMFSKYGDIRLGGSDAKPHYKYFTWAAMNMCSAAGAGILIFGMVEWMYYVKTPPFGVAPMSIQAYEYASAYGMFHWGFSAWAIYLPASLALGYLYWNKKVDSLNLSDLCKPVLKGNSLPVRAARTFIDGVVAFGYIGGLVCTVGLGTSILAELAGYLLNMPITFELRIGVILVFCLFFILSTSKSIAKGIGIISDFNVKLAIAFFLFVFLAGPKSFILNNFVMAIGTNIREFIHMSFNTDSIAQTGFIQEWTVFYWAWYVGCTISDGLWLARVSYGRTFREIAVVRCIWTSLACWLAFAVLGNYGISLELSGALNLSQLVSESGNNAAVLAVLKTLPFSGLAIAVYMAVVFITLACGATAASTVVSILTSKNLKNDEEPQKWYKVFWAFLVLLLPVGILFLEHMVPGLNVLKTIQSVTSVFALPMLFVIALLLLSFYRILKKDLETQELPVENKQVS comes from the coding sequence ATGTTCAAAAATATTAATCTGCCGATCGCCCTGATCGCAGTCGGCCTGTTGGTCGCACTGGTCATTCCGATGGCGTTGTTTCCAGACGGAAGCGCCGCTGTGATCAACGTCTTTTACTCGATCATGACCTTGAACTTCCCCTGGCTGTTCTTGATGCTGGCCTTTCTCAGCGCCGTCTTCGCCGTCTTTATCATGTTCTCCAAATACGGCGACATCCGCTTAGGCGGCTCCGATGCCAAACCCCACTATAAATACTTCACTTGGGCCGCTATGAATATGTGTTCCGCAGCGGGCGCAGGCATCCTGATCTTCGGCATGGTTGAGTGGATGTATTACGTTAAAACGCCGCCGTTCGGCGTCGCTCCGATGTCGATCCAGGCGTATGAATACGCTTCCGCCTACGGAATGTTTCACTGGGGCTTTTCGGCTTGGGCCATTTATCTGCCCGCTTCGCTCGCGTTGGGTTACCTCTATTGGAATAAAAAAGTCGATTCTTTGAACTTATCCGATCTTTGCAAACCTGTTTTAAAAGGAAACAGTCTTCCGGTCCGCGCCGCACGAACCTTCATCGACGGAGTCGTCGCTTTCGGCTATATCGGCGGTCTGGTCTGCACAGTCGGTTTAGGCACATCCATTCTGGCCGAATTGGCCGGATACCTCTTAAACATGCCGATCACTTTTGAATTGCGCATCGGCGTCATCCTCGTCTTCTGCCTCTTCTTTATCCTCTCCACCTCGAAAAGCATCGCGAAAGGCATCGGCATTATCAGCGACTTTAACGTCAAGCTGGCCATTGCCTTTTTCCTCTTCGTTTTCCTGGCCGGGCCAAAATCGTTCATCCTGAACAACTTCGTCATGGCGATCGGCACCAATATCCGCGAATTCATCCATATGAGTTTCAATACCGATTCGATCGCGCAAACCGGCTTCATTCAGGAATGGACCGTTTTCTACTGGGCCTGGTACGTCGGCTGTACGATCTCCGACGGTCTCTGGCTGGCACGCGTCTCCTACGGACGCACGTTCCGTGAAATCGCAGTCGTCCGCTGCATCTGGACCTCGCTCGCCTGTTGGCTGGCGTTCGCAGTGCTTGGCAACTACGGCATCAGTTTAGAACTGTCCGGTGCGCTCAATCTCTCGCAGCTGGTCAGCGAAAGCGGCAATAACGCTGCAGTTTTGGCTGTCTTGAAGACGCTGCCCTTTTCCGGCCTCGCGATCGCCGTATACATGGCCGTCGTCTTCATCACCTTAGCCTGCGGCGCAACCGCCGCCTCCACCGTCGTCTCCATTCTCACCTCGAAAAATTTAAAGAACGACGAAGAGCCGCAAAAATGGTACAAAGTGTTCTGGGCCTTCCTCGTCCTGCTCCTGCCTGTCGGCATCCTCTTCTTGGAGCACATGGTACCGGGGCTGAATGTCTTAAAGACCATCCAATCCGTCACCTCAGTCTTCGCGCTTCCAATGCTCTTCGTTATCGCACTGCTGCTTCTCTCGTTCTACCGGATCTTGAAGAAGGATCTCGAAACGCAGGAACTTCCTGTGGAGAATAAGCAGGTGAGTTAA
- the rsgA gene encoding ribosome small subunit-dependent GTPase A, whose amino-acid sequence MIDMENWGLTPQLVAEAEAAGAYLGRVVSQYRDCCRVVTRKGMMNADVSGKFRFAVKRLSEYPAVGDFVLLDRSDDQSGNGVIQQVLPRRSAVIRKAAGTGQAEQVVAANLDLVFICMSLNDDFNLRRLERYLGMVWDSGATPVVVLTKADLCVDLAERMAQLETVAFGVDVVVTSSFAEEGYQAVRRYLGRGRSIALIGSSGVGKSTLLNRLLGREFMATQEIRQDDKGRHTTTNRQMLSLPDGGVIIDTPGMRELGLEGADLAKTFSDIDVLAKECRFSDCGHGREPGCAVRRAIEQGRLPEERLLSYQKLQKEAKYQGLNAKQIEAEKLAVMFADVGGMKNARRLIQEQAKNRRRF is encoded by the coding sequence ATGATCGATATGGAAAATTGGGGGCTAACCCCGCAATTAGTCGCCGAAGCCGAGGCTGCGGGGGCTTATTTGGGGCGCGTCGTCTCGCAATATAGAGACTGCTGCCGCGTCGTCACGCGAAAAGGCATGATGAACGCGGATGTGTCAGGTAAATTTCGCTTTGCCGTGAAGCGCTTGTCCGAGTATCCGGCAGTGGGCGACTTTGTACTGCTTGACCGGAGCGACGATCAAAGCGGCAATGGCGTCATTCAACAGGTTTTGCCGCGCAGGAGCGCCGTAATCCGTAAAGCGGCGGGAACCGGACAGGCGGAGCAGGTGGTGGCGGCCAATTTGGATCTGGTTTTTATTTGCATGTCGCTGAACGATGATTTTAATTTGCGGCGTTTGGAACGTTATCTCGGCATGGTATGGGATAGCGGCGCGACGCCTGTTGTGGTGTTGACGAAGGCGGATCTTTGCGTTGATTTGGCGGAGAGAATGGCGCAGCTCGAGACGGTGGCGTTCGGCGTCGATGTCGTGGTCACGTCAAGTTTTGCCGAAGAGGGATATCAGGCCGTCAGACGTTATCTGGGGCGTGGCCGGAGCATTGCCCTGATCGGTTCTTCGGGCGTAGGTAAGTCTACGTTGCTCAATCGTTTGCTTGGCCGCGAATTTATGGCCACGCAGGAAATCCGTCAAGACGATAAAGGACGGCATACGACGACGAACCGTCAAATGCTTTCACTTCCTGACGGCGGCGTTATAATCGACACGCCGGGCATGCGTGAGCTTGGTTTGGAAGGCGCGGATCTGGCCAAAACGTTCAGCGATATTGACGTACTGGCTAAGGAGTGCCGCTTTTCCGATTGCGGACATGGGCGGGAACCGGGGTGCGCGGTGCGCCGCGCGATTGAGCAAGGTCGTTTGCCGGAAGAACGGCTGCTTAGTTATCAAAAGTTGCAAAAAGAAGCGAAGTATCAAGGGTTAAATGCAAAACAGATCGAAGCGGAGAAACTGGCGG
- a CDS encoding MerR family transcriptional regulator: protein MKKYYTIGETAKFLGVTTQTLRHYEKIGILKPTYTSSGSGYRYYEFNQFHIIDRIKYLQYLGLSLSEIGSIMKKGTVDGLLPALEQQWQAANQAMEAMRARIKDVEWYIDYFTYLSKMDVSKVLYRMHLDARHLIQVPCYEHDELADMEIRLAKTRSRAELHALSYRRQYGYEITASGLFQRKFEPKTYFIYLKERPTFFTPWYKELPAGEYLCFRTKLLQEKWDTTILEKFFDSLPKPSTIVALEFEGNLVEYMNADYEVQLLLE from the coding sequence ATGAAAAAGTATTACACCATTGGAGAGACAGCGAAATTTCTCGGCGTTACCACGCAAACATTACGTCACTACGAAAAAATTGGCATTCTTAAACCCACGTATACTTCGAGCGGCAGCGGCTACCGCTATTACGAATTCAACCAGTTCCATATCATCGACCGGATCAAATACCTGCAATATTTAGGCTTATCGCTTTCTGAAATCGGCAGCATCATGAAAAAAGGCACGGTCGACGGTCTGCTGCCTGCGCTTGAACAGCAATGGCAGGCCGCCAACCAGGCCATGGAAGCGATGCGGGCCAGGATTAAAGACGTGGAATGGTATATTGACTACTTCACCTATTTGAGCAAAATGGACGTCTCGAAAGTGCTCTACCGCATGCACCTGGATGCGCGACATTTAATCCAGGTTCCCTGTTACGAGCACGACGAACTGGCGGATATGGAAATCCGCCTGGCCAAGACCCGCAGCCGCGCGGAACTGCACGCGCTCTCCTATCGCCGCCAATACGGCTATGAAATAACTGCTTCCGGCCTTTTTCAACGCAAGTTCGAACCTAAAACATATTTTATTTATCTCAAAGAGAGGCCGACGTTTTTCACGCCCTGGTATAAGGAACTTCCGGCCGGAGAATACCTTTGCTTCCGCACCAAATTGCTGCAGGAAAAATGGGACACGACCATCTTGGAAAAATTTTTCGATTCGCTGCCAAAACCGTCTACCATTGTCGCGCTGGAATTCGAAGGCAATTTAGTCGAATACATGAACGCCGATTATGAAGTGCAGCTGTTGTTGGAATAA
- a CDS encoding aminotransferase class I/II-fold pyridoxal phosphate-dependent enzyme, which produces MVFNELTRETNILYAGSESKLPIEHPETPPIYHSTANIIQDMDDYDFASTGGKYYYCRTANPNRDGVADAVSYLEKGEQSLVCASGMAAISTAVLSLVKAGDHILANRSLYGETIELFDNILKKLNVEVTYSDFTDMNSVRAALQPNTAIVYTEIIANPLIEVVDIDALSELAHANGALVLVDSTFTTPLAIRPLEHGADLVIHSLTKYFGGHSDITAGSITGSKKLMKKIYFDYLLLGGCLDPNSSWLMLRSIRTMELRVMKQFENAKKIAEALQDDPHVRYVNYPTLANHPQRELAAKLLPNGCGAMLSFRVEDDRAKVNAFMHKLNLVKYLGTLGGYRTSIAHPATAFRNEFTPEQLKAMGMEEGLIRISAGAEAIDDLIADFKQALTVFKKA; this is translated from the coding sequence ATGGTATTCAATGAGCTAACCAGAGAAACGAATATCCTGTATGCCGGAAGCGAGTCGAAGCTTCCGATCGAACACCCGGAGACGCCGCCGATCTATCATTCCACCGCCAACATCATCCAGGACATGGACGATTACGACTTTGCCAGTACCGGCGGCAAATATTACTACTGCCGGACCGCGAATCCGAACCGTGACGGAGTGGCTGACGCCGTCTCCTATTTGGAAAAAGGCGAGCAGTCGCTTGTCTGCGCTTCCGGCATGGCCGCGATTTCGACCGCCGTGCTCTCGCTTGTCAAAGCCGGCGACCATATCCTCGCCAACCGCTCGCTCTACGGCGAAACCATCGAACTGTTTGACAACATCTTAAAAAAGCTGAATGTGGAAGTCACCTATAGCGACTTCACCGATATGAATAGCGTTCGCGCAGCGCTGCAGCCCAATACCGCGATCGTATATACGGAAATCATCGCCAACCCGCTGATCGAAGTCGTCGACATCGATGCGCTGTCCGAACTGGCTCACGCAAACGGAGCGCTGGTACTGGTCGACAGCACCTTCACCACGCCGCTTGCGATTCGCCCGCTCGAACATGGCGCCGATCTTGTCATCCACAGTCTGACGAAATATTTTGGCGGCCATAGCGATATTACCGCCGGTTCGATCACCGGCTCCAAAAAATTGATGAAAAAAATCTATTTCGATTACTTATTGCTGGGCGGCTGTCTCGACCCCAACAGCTCCTGGCTGATGCTGCGCAGCATCCGGACGATGGAACTGCGCGTCATGAAACAGTTTGAAAACGCAAAAAAAATTGCCGAAGCCTTGCAGGACGATCCGCATGTCCGCTACGTAAATTACCCGACGCTCGCCAACCATCCGCAGCGTGAACTGGCCGCCAAACTCCTGCCGAACGGCTGCGGCGCGATGCTCAGTTTCCGCGTCGAAGACGACCGGGCCAAAGTAAATGCCTTTATGCATAAGTTGAATTTAGTTAAATATCTTGGTACATTAGGAGGATATCGTACGAGCATCGCCCACCCGGCTACCGCTTTTCGCAATGAATTCACGCCCGAGCAACTGAAAGCGATGGGCATGGAAGAAGGTCTGATCCGCATTTCCGCAGGCGCTGAAGCCATTGACGACTTAATTGCCGATTTCAAACAAGCCTTGACCGTATTCAAAAAAGCATAA